One window of the Microtus ochrogaster isolate Prairie Vole_2 chromosome 10, MicOch1.0, whole genome shotgun sequence genome contains the following:
- the LOC101997353 gene encoding cyclin-dependent kinase 4 inhibitor B — protein sequence MLGGGSDAGLATAAARGQVETVRQLLEAGADPNAVNRFGRRPIQVMMMGSAQVAELLLLHGAEPNCADPATLTRPVHDAAREGFLDTLVMLHKAGARLDVCDAWGRLPVDLAEEQGHRDIARYLHAASGD from the exons ATGCTGGGCGGCGGCAGTGACGCGGGCCTGGCCACCGCCGCCGCGCGGGGGCAGGTGGAGACGGTGCGGCAGCTCCTGGAAGCCGGCGCGGATCCCAACGCCGTCAACCGCTTCGGGAGGCGCCCAATTCAG GTCATGATGATGGGCAGCGCCCAGGTGGCAGAGTTGCTGCTGCTCCACGGAGCGGAACCCAACTGCGCCGACCCTGCCACTCTCACCAGACCTGTGCACGATGCCGCTCGGGAGGGCTTCCTGGACACACTGGTGATGCTGCACAAGGCAGGGGCGCGGCTGGATGTGTGTGACGCCTGGGGCCGCCTGCCGGTGGACCTGGCTGAAGAGCAGGGCCACCGGGATATTGCGAGGTATCTGCATGCTGCCAGTGGAGACTGA